Proteins from one Rosa chinensis cultivar Old Blush chromosome 7, RchiOBHm-V2, whole genome shotgun sequence genomic window:
- the LOC112179372 gene encoding 36.4 kDa proline-rich protein gives MMGSKSTAVFFIFLICMVIALPPIQACAPCTQPHPPKPPKHHPGHSKIPPHPKHPPHHGGGGGKGGGGKGGGGGIGGHPKVPPPSKNPPVVSPPIITPPITKPPVTIPPPSPLYPPYIPPPTPPCAGCGGGGGGGSGKHPPPSPTPATCPIDALKLGLCVDVLGGLVHIGLGNPVENACCPVLQGLLELEAAICLCTAIRLKLLNLNIFIPLALQALITCGITPPPGFVCPPL, from the coding sequence ATGATGGGTTCAAAGTCTACTGCagtgttcttcatcttcttgatTTGCATGGTAATTGCGTTGCCACCAATTCAAGCTTGTGCTCCTTGTACTCAGCCTCATCCACCAAAACCGCCTAAACATCATCCAGGCCATTCCAAAATTCCTCCCCACCCCAAACACCCACCACACCACGGAGGTGGAGGAGGAAAAGGAGGCGGCGGCaaaggaggtggaggtggaattGGTGGTCACCCAAAAGTTCCCCCTCCATCCAAAAACCCACCAGTTGTATCTCCACCAATAATAACACCCCCTATTACTAAACCTCCTGTGACAATCCCACCTCCTTCCCCCTTGTACCCACCTTACATCCCTCCTCCAACGCCTCCTTGTGCTGGctgcggcggaggaggaggaggtggctcGGGTAAACATCCTCCGCCTTCTCCTACACCAGCTACTTGTCCTATTGATGCGCTGAAGTTAGGGCTTTGTGTGGATGTGCTGGGTGGTTTGGTGCATATCGGGTTGGGGAATCCAGTTGAGAATGCTTGCTGTCCAGTGCTCCAAGGGTTGCTTGAGCTTGAAGCAGCGATTTGTCTTTGCACGGCCATAAGGCTTAAGCTGCTAAACCTAAACATCTTCATTCCTCTTGCTCTTCAAGCTTTGATCACTTGCGGCATAACTCCTCCTCCTGGTTTTGTATGTCCGCCTCTATAA
- the LOC112180515 gene encoding lipid transfer protein EARLI 1 — translation MASRSTASLALFLAVNLLFFTMVANACNTCPQPKPRPNPRPNPRPNPRPNPNPNPNPNPNPNPNPNPNPNPNPNPNPNPNPNPNPNPNPTPSRGTCPRDTLKLGVCANVLNGLLNLTIGNPPVKPCCTLIQGLADLEAAVCLCTAIRANILGINLNIPVSLSLLLNVCGNRVPRGFQCA, via the coding sequence ATGGCTTCCAGAAGCACTGCCTCACTTGCTCTCTTCCTGGCAGTCAATCTCCTCTTCTTCACCATGGTTGCTAATGCCTGCAACACATGCCCTCAGCCGAAGCCAAGGCCGAATCCAAGGCCGAATCCAAGGCCGAATCCGAGGCCGAATCCGAATCCGAATCcgaatcccaatcccaatcccaatcccaatcccaatccgAATCCGAATCCGAATCCAAATCCGAATCCGAATCCGAATCCGAATCCGAATCCGAATCCAAATCCCACCCCATCCAGGGGTACTTGCCCTAGGGATACCCTAAAATTGGGGGTTTGTGCTAATGTCCTCAACGGGTTGCTTAACCTCACCATTGGCAATCCTCCAGTTAAACCTTGCTGCACTCTCATCCAAGGCCTTGCTGACCTTGAAGCTGCTGTATGCCTCTGCACTGCCATCAGAGCCAACATTCTGGGCATCAACCTCAACATTCCGGTTTCTCTCAGCTTGCTTCTTAATGTCTGTGGAAACCGGGTCCCAAGAGGGTTCCAATGTGCCTAG
- the LOC112175425 gene encoding 14 kDa proline-rich protein DC2.15, translating to MASKALATTALLLSLNLLFFTLVTSTSTPCPPPPKKHHHHPKNASPAPPKPSKAVCPKDTLKLGACADVLNGLVHLVVGPPKFPCCSLIQGLVDLDAAVCLCTAIKANVLGINLNVPVSLSLLLNYCGKKVPSGYECA from the coding sequence ATGGCTTCCAAGGCTTTAGCTACCACTGCTCTTCTCCTCTCCCTTAACCTCCTCTTCTTCACTTTGGTCACCTCCACAAGCACTCCTTGCCCACCACCGCCTAAgaagcaccaccaccacccaaaAAACGCAAGCCCTGCACCGCCCAAGCCCTCTAAGGCCGTGTGCCCCAAGGACACCTTGAAGTTGGGAGCTTGCGCTGACGTGTTGAACGGCTTGGTGCACCTTGTGGTTGGTCCACCAAAGTTCCCTTGCTGCAGCCTCATTCAGGGTCTCGTTGATCTCGATGCCGCTGTGTGCCTTTGCACTGCTATTAAGGCTAATGTTCTGGGCATCAACCTTAACGTCCCCGTTTCGTTGAGCTTGCTCTTGAACTACTGTGGCAAAAAGGTTCCATCTGGCTACGAATGTGCTTGA
- the LOC112177566 gene encoding 14 kDa proline-rich protein DC2.15 yields the protein MGSKNTASVALFISALNLLIFALVNACASCPAPISQHHPTPNRKPVPRFSSTATCPRDTLKLGVCGNVLRRFLNLEVGNPLVKPCCSLLYGLVDLEAAVCLCTAIKANVLGVNLNIPAALSLLLNVFFIRSLLLNVCGNKGSERIPMGLA from the coding sequence ATGGGTTCCAAAAACACTGCCTCAGTTGCTCTGTTTATCTCAGCACTCAATCTCCTTATTTTTGCCCTGGTCAATGCTTGTGCCTCATGTCCTGCTCCTATTTCCCAACATCACCCAACTCCAAACCGAAAACCGGTACCACGCTTCAGCTCCACAGCCACATGCCCCAGGGATACCCTAAAGTTAGGGGTTTGCGGTAACGTGCTCCGAAGGTTTCTTAATCTTGAAGTTGGTAACCCTCTGGTGAAACCTTGTTGCTCTCTCCTGTATGGCCTTGTTGACCTCGAGGCTGCTGTTTGCCTTTGCACTGCCATCAAAGCCAACGTTTTGGGTGTCAATCTCAACATTCCGGCTGCTCTCAGCCTGCTTCTTAatgttttttttataagaagCCTGCTTCTTAATGTTTGTGGGAACAAAGGTTCCGAAAGGATACCAATGGGCCTAGCCTAA